One Streptosporangium sp. NBC_01495 DNA window includes the following coding sequences:
- a CDS encoding putative bifunctional diguanylate cyclase/phosphodiesterase → MIRWRDPRVPLTAAAIGVVGLVAALVSGAPAVVVEAVAGVVTAAAAAGSLFAAASRVADRRRALAWRWLAGGSVTWLAGMGVRPIADGAPFVVTFADLVLLAGTAMLAVGTALSAARPARGHALLRDLADSYVCAAAIMVIIWVSLVGPVYGGGGDAGDAAVTFASPLFCLILACVVGPAVVPIRRSAWPVGLAALAVLAAVATSETITALARVSGDTPSLTWVWLAPAAFLVLAAVPWSGPATRSPEPTDDEPFVRESTSSLIAAVPLFLVAVATVVVLLRVISGGVQGPPAVLASVCASIVAVLVVRLFVMLMETGRLRSLLHLGERQLQDLAESAGDVVMLCDYDGVVRQIGDGVEITYGYRPDDLVGRKIFDYIHPEDVPGIQAALSAMSLEEEAEEGPGACMVACRVRASDGTWRPAESVATRHVRGDDLLLVTTRDISDQEALRSQVAHLTFHDGITGLPNRAYFEERTREVLARPGASNIAVVFLDLDGFTAVNDSVGHASGDYLLGQAARRLRAAVRADDTLARWGGDEFAVLLEAPVDAQTAVDLAERLVRTVSSEPFRVADRDIALTASVGVAFAADDVSSADLIRNADVAMARAKELGGRRVEVFAAHMHADVVRRLELAADLQRALLENQFAIEYQPVVDLATSRVTAVEALVRWCRGGDFVPPEQFLGPAEDTGLIVPLSEWILRESCREVAAWRASAWEIGLSLNLSARQIMAPRFVETVEAALVESGLPPSALTLEVIEEMLVEDAEETITRLSELRNLGVRLAIDDFGTGYASLAFLRQLPVDMIKIDPSFVSGLGRDETLTLLTRTIVRLGHDLGLIVVAEGIERPEQLELLREMGCTRGQGFLVARPMAARGVDSLMRTSLSSLGTPA, encoded by the coding sequence TTGATCCGCTGGCGTGACCCCCGGGTACCGCTGACCGCCGCCGCCATCGGCGTGGTGGGGCTCGTTGCCGCTCTGGTCAGCGGCGCTCCCGCCGTGGTCGTCGAGGCGGTGGCGGGCGTCGTCACCGCCGCGGCCGCCGCGGGCTCGCTGTTCGCCGCCGCCTCCAGGGTGGCCGACCGGCGCAGGGCGCTGGCCTGGCGCTGGCTGGCGGGAGGCTCGGTCACCTGGCTGGCCGGGATGGGTGTGCGGCCGATCGCGGACGGCGCGCCCTTCGTGGTGACCTTCGCCGATCTGGTGCTCCTGGCGGGCACGGCCATGCTCGCGGTCGGCACCGCGCTGTCGGCGGCCAGGCCCGCGCGCGGGCACGCCCTGCTGCGCGACCTCGCCGACTCCTACGTGTGCGCCGCCGCCATCATGGTGATCATCTGGGTGTCGCTGGTGGGCCCGGTCTACGGCGGCGGCGGTGACGCGGGCGACGCCGCGGTCACCTTCGCCTCGCCCCTGTTCTGCCTGATCCTCGCCTGCGTCGTGGGCCCCGCGGTGGTGCCGATCCGGCGCTCGGCCTGGCCGGTCGGCCTGGCCGCGCTGGCCGTGCTCGCCGCCGTCGCGACCTCCGAGACGATCACGGCGCTGGCCCGGGTGAGCGGCGACACGCCGTCCCTGACCTGGGTGTGGCTGGCTCCCGCCGCGTTCCTCGTGCTCGCCGCGGTCCCGTGGAGCGGGCCCGCGACGAGGTCTCCCGAGCCCACGGACGACGAGCCGTTCGTCCGCGAGAGCACGTCCTCGCTGATCGCGGCGGTGCCGCTGTTCCTCGTGGCCGTGGCCACCGTCGTCGTGCTCCTCCGGGTGATCAGCGGCGGGGTGCAGGGACCTCCGGCGGTCCTCGCCTCGGTGTGCGCGTCGATCGTCGCCGTCCTGGTGGTGCGCCTGTTCGTGATGCTGATGGAGACCGGGCGGCTGCGGAGCCTGCTCCATCTCGGCGAGCGGCAGCTGCAGGACCTCGCCGAGAGCGCCGGGGACGTGGTCATGCTGTGCGACTACGACGGCGTGGTGCGGCAGATCGGCGACGGCGTCGAGATCACGTACGGCTACCGCCCCGACGACCTGGTCGGCAGGAAGATCTTCGACTACATCCACCCCGAGGACGTGCCGGGGATCCAGGCGGCGCTGAGCGCGATGAGCCTGGAGGAGGAGGCCGAGGAGGGGCCGGGCGCGTGCATGGTCGCCTGCCGGGTCCGCGCCTCCGACGGGACCTGGCGGCCCGCCGAGTCGGTGGCCACCCGGCACGTGCGCGGCGACGACCTGCTCCTGGTCACCACCCGCGACATCAGCGACCAGGAGGCCCTGCGCAGCCAGGTCGCCCACCTGACCTTCCACGACGGCATCACGGGCCTGCCCAACCGGGCCTACTTCGAGGAGCGCACCCGGGAGGTGCTGGCCCGTCCGGGCGCGAGCAACATCGCCGTGGTCTTCCTGGACCTGGACGGCTTCACCGCGGTGAACGACTCGGTCGGCCACGCCAGCGGCGACTACCTGCTCGGCCAGGCGGCCCGCAGGCTCCGCGCCGCCGTGCGGGCCGACGACACCCTGGCGCGCTGGGGCGGCGACGAGTTCGCGGTGCTGCTGGAGGCGCCGGTCGACGCCCAGACTGCGGTCGACCTGGCCGAGCGGCTGGTCCGCACGGTCTCGTCCGAGCCGTTCAGGGTCGCCGACCGTGACATCGCGCTGACCGCGAGCGTCGGGGTGGCCTTCGCCGCCGACGACGTCTCCTCCGCCGACCTGATCCGCAACGCCGACGTGGCGATGGCGAGGGCGAAGGAGCTGGGCGGGCGCAGGGTCGAGGTGTTCGCCGCGCACATGCACGCCGACGTGGTGCGACGCCTGGAGCTCGCCGCGGACCTGCAGCGGGCGCTGCTGGAGAACCAGTTCGCGATCGAGTACCAGCCGGTGGTCGACCTGGCCACCTCGCGGGTCACCGCCGTAGAGGCGCTGGTGCGCTGGTGCCGGGGCGGCGACTTCGTCCCGCCGGAGCAGTTCCTCGGCCCGGCCGAGGACACCGGCCTGATCGTGCCGCTGAGCGAGTGGATCCTGCGCGAGTCCTGCCGGGAGGTGGCCGCCTGGCGTGCCTCCGCCTGGGAGATCGGGCTCTCGCTCAACCTGTCGGCCAGGCAGATCATGGCGCCGCGCTTCGTGGAGACCGTCGAGGCGGCCCTGGTCGAGAGCGGGCTGCCGCCCAGCGCGCTCACCCTGGAGGTCATCGAGGAGATGCTGGTCGAGGACGCGGAGGAGACCATCACCCGGCTCTCCGAGCTGCGCAACCTCGGGGTCCGGCTCGCCATCGACGACTTCGGCACCGGTTACGCCTCGCTGGCGTTCCTGCGGCAGCTCCCGGTCGACATGATCAAGATCGACCCGTCCTTCGTGTCCGGGCTCGGCCGTGACGAGACGCTGACCCTGCTGACCCGTACGATCGTGCGGCTCGGTCACGACCTGGGGCTGATCGTGGTCGCCGAGGGCATCGAGCGGCCCGAGCAGCTGGAGCTGCTGCGTGAGATGGGCTGCACCCGGGGCCAGGGATTCCTGGTGGCGCGCCCGATGGCCGCGCGCGGCGTCGACTCGCTGATGCGAACCAGCCTCTCCAGTCTCGGCACTCCCGCGTGA
- a CDS encoding acetolactate synthase large subunit produces the protein MGHFLCHQACSATRNEPMTEQMTGAQALVRALEHVGVDTVFGIPGGAILPAYDPLYDSTKVRHVLVRHEQGAGHAAQGYAQATGKVGVCMATSGPGATNLVTPIADAYMDSVPMVAITGQVPSGAIGTDAFQEADISGITMPITKHNFLVTDPNDIPRTIVEAFHIASTGRPGPVLVDIAKDALQAKMTFQWPVVMQLPGYRPVTRPHSKQIREAAKLIAEARRPVLYVGGGVHRAGASAKLLEFAELTGIPVVTTLMARGTFPDSHPQHMGMPGMHGSVSAVGALQRSDLIIGLGVRFDDRVTGQLSTFAPHAKIVHADIDPAEISKNRHADVPIVGDCKEVISDLITAVRNEERKGDYADWWTALNAYKATYPLGYAEFEDGSLAPQYVMERLGALVGPDAIYTAGVGQHQMWAAQFIGYENPGTFINSGGAGTMGFSLPAAMGAKMGRPDTTVWAIDGDGCFQMTNQELATCTIEGVPIKVAIINNGNLGMVRQWQTLFYNQRYSNTDLQTVRRIPDFVKLAEAYGCVGLRCERPEDVDATIKKAMEINDVPVVVDFVVHQDAMVWPMVAAGTSNDEIKFARDMAPVWDSED, from the coding sequence ATGGGGCATTTTTTATGCCATCAAGCATGCTCAGCCACAAGGAACGAGCCGATGACCGAACAGATGACAGGAGCCCAGGCCCTCGTGAGGGCGCTGGAGCACGTCGGGGTCGACACTGTGTTCGGGATCCCGGGCGGCGCGATTCTCCCCGCCTACGATCCTCTCTACGACTCGACCAAGGTCCGGCACGTGCTTGTACGGCACGAGCAGGGCGCGGGGCACGCGGCTCAGGGATACGCACAGGCCACCGGGAAGGTCGGGGTCTGCATGGCGACCAGCGGTCCCGGTGCCACCAACCTGGTCACCCCGATCGCCGACGCCTACATGGACTCGGTCCCGATGGTCGCGATCACCGGCCAGGTGCCGAGCGGCGCCATCGGCACCGACGCCTTCCAGGAAGCCGACATCTCCGGCATCACCATGCCGATCACGAAGCACAACTTCCTGGTCACCGACCCGAACGACATCCCCAGGACGATCGTGGAGGCCTTCCACATCGCCTCGACGGGGCGTCCGGGGCCGGTGCTGGTCGACATCGCCAAGGACGCGCTCCAGGCGAAGATGACCTTCCAGTGGCCGGTCGTCATGCAGCTGCCCGGCTACCGCCCGGTGACCCGGCCGCACTCCAAGCAGATCCGCGAGGCGGCGAAGCTGATCGCCGAGGCCAGGCGGCCGGTGCTCTACGTGGGCGGCGGTGTGCACCGGGCGGGGGCGTCGGCGAAGCTGCTGGAGTTCGCCGAGCTGACCGGCATCCCCGTGGTCACCACCCTGATGGCTCGGGGTACCTTCCCCGACAGCCACCCGCAGCACATGGGCATGCCCGGCATGCACGGCTCGGTGTCGGCGGTCGGCGCGCTGCAGAGGTCCGACCTGATCATCGGGCTCGGTGTCCGCTTCGACGACCGCGTCACCGGCCAGCTGTCCACCTTCGCGCCGCACGCGAAGATCGTCCACGCGGACATCGACCCGGCGGAGATCTCCAAGAACCGGCACGCGGACGTCCCGATCGTGGGTGACTGCAAGGAGGTCATCTCCGACCTGATCACCGCGGTGCGCAACGAGGAGCGCAAGGGCGACTACGCCGACTGGTGGACGGCGCTCAACGCCTACAAGGCGACCTACCCGCTGGGCTACGCCGAGTTCGAGGACGGTTCCCTCGCCCCGCAGTACGTCATGGAGCGGCTGGGCGCGCTGGTCGGCCCGGACGCGATCTACACCGCGGGCGTCGGCCAGCACCAGATGTGGGCCGCGCAGTTCATCGGCTACGAGAACCCCGGCACGTTCATCAACTCCGGCGGCGCGGGCACGATGGGCTTCTCCCTCCCGGCGGCGATGGGGGCCAAGATGGGCCGTCCCGACACCACGGTGTGGGCCATCGACGGCGACGGCTGCTTCCAGATGACCAACCAGGAGCTCGCCACCTGCACGATCGAGGGTGTGCCGATCAAGGTCGCGATCATCAACAACGGTAACCTGGGCATGGTCAGGCAGTGGCAGACGCTGTTCTACAACCAGCGTTACTCCAACACCGACCTGCAGACGGTCCGCCGGATCCCCGACTTCGTCAAGCTCGCCGAGGCGTACGGTTGCGTGGGGCTGCGGTGCGAGCGCCCGGAGGACGTGGACGCGACGATCAAGAAGGCCATGGAGATCAACGACGTGCCGGTGGTCGTCGACTTCGTGGTGCACCAGGACGCCATGGTGTGGCCGATGGTCGCGGCCGGGACGAGCAACGACGAGATCAAGTTCGCGCGCGACATGGCGCCCGTCTGGGACAGCGAGGACTAG
- the ilvN gene encoding acetolactate synthase small subunit codes for MSRHTLSVLVENKPGVLARVASLFSRRGFNIDSLAVGPTEHADISRMTIVVNVADLPLEQVTKQLNKLVNVLKIVELDPVQSVQRELTLIKVRADAENRSSVLELVNLFRARCVDVSSDAVTIEVTGTPDKLQAFIKVLEPFGIKELVQSGMVAIGRGARSITDRSLRALDRTA; via the coding sequence ATGAGCAGGCACACGCTCTCCGTGCTGGTGGAGAACAAGCCGGGCGTGCTCGCGCGCGTCGCGTCGTTGTTCAGCCGCAGGGGGTTCAACATCGACTCGCTGGCGGTCGGCCCGACCGAGCACGCGGACATCTCCAGGATGACCATCGTGGTCAACGTCGCCGACCTGCCGCTCGAGCAGGTCACCAAGCAGCTCAACAAGCTCGTCAACGTGCTGAAGATCGTGGAGCTCGACCCGGTGCAGTCGGTGCAGCGCGAGCTCACGCTGATCAAGGTGCGGGCCGACGCGGAGAACCGTTCCAGCGTGCTGGAGCTGGTCAACCTGTTCCGGGCGCGCTGCGTCGACGTCTCCTCGGACGCGGTGACCATCGAGGTCACCGGCACACCGGACAAGCTGCAGGCCTTCATCAAGGTCCTGGAGCCGTTCGGCATCAAGGAGCTTGTCCAGTCGGGCATGGTGGCCATCGGCCGCGGCGCCCGTTCCATCACCGACCGTTCTCTCCGGGCCCTGGACCGGACCGCGTAA
- the ilvC gene encoding ketol-acid reductoisomerase, whose amino-acid sequence MFYDDQADLSIIQGRHVAVLGYGSQGHAHALSLRDSGVDVRVGLPEGSKSREKAEADGLRVLTPSEAVEEADLTMILAPDHIQRHLYADHVAPNLVEGDALFFGHGLNIRYGLIEAPEGVDVAMVAPKGPGHLVRRQYTAGRGVPCLVAVEKDASGNALELALSYAKGIGGTRAGALRTTFKEETETDLFGEQAVLCGGVSELIKAGFETLIEAGYQPEVAYFECLHEMKLIVDLMYEGGIHKMYWSVSDTAEYGGYSRGPRIVTPETKKEMQRILAEIQSGEFAKELVDEFDGGQKKFTAYRDELAEHPIEKTGAKLRPMMSWLK is encoded by the coding sequence ATCTTCTACGACGACCAGGCCGACCTGTCGATCATCCAGGGCCGGCACGTCGCCGTTCTGGGATACGGCAGCCAGGGCCACGCCCACGCGCTCTCGCTGCGTGACTCCGGCGTGGACGTCAGGGTCGGCCTGCCCGAGGGCTCCAAGAGCCGGGAGAAGGCGGAGGCCGACGGCCTGCGCGTGCTCACGCCCTCGGAGGCCGTCGAAGAGGCCGACCTGACCATGATCCTCGCGCCGGACCACATCCAGCGCCACCTGTACGCCGACCACGTGGCCCCGAACCTGGTCGAGGGCGACGCGCTCTTCTTCGGGCACGGCCTCAACATCCGCTACGGCCTCATCGAGGCGCCCGAGGGCGTGGACGTGGCCATGGTCGCTCCCAAGGGGCCCGGTCACCTCGTGCGCCGCCAGTACACGGCGGGTCGCGGCGTGCCGTGTCTCGTCGCGGTGGAGAAGGACGCCAGCGGAAACGCCCTGGAGCTCGCCCTGTCGTACGCCAAGGGCATCGGCGGCACCCGCGCCGGCGCGCTGAGGACGACCTTCAAGGAGGAGACCGAGACCGACCTGTTCGGTGAGCAGGCCGTGCTGTGCGGCGGCGTGTCCGAGCTGATCAAGGCCGGTTTCGAGACCCTGATCGAGGCGGGCTACCAGCCCGAGGTCGCCTACTTCGAGTGCCTGCACGAGATGAAGCTGATCGTCGACCTGATGTACGAGGGCGGCATCCACAAGATGTACTGGTCGGTCTCCGACACCGCCGAGTACGGCGGCTACTCCCGCGGCCCGCGCATCGTGACGCCGGAGACGAAGAAGGAGATGCAGCGCATCCTCGCCGAGATCCAGTCCGGCGAGTTCGCCAAGGAGCTGGTGGACGAGTTCGACGGCGGCCAGAAGAAGTTCACCGCCTACCGCGACGAGCTCGCCGAGCACCCGATCGAGAAGACCGGCGCGAAGCTCCGCCCGATGATGAGCTGGCTCAAGTAG
- a CDS encoding CAP domain-containing protein, protein MRRPLGALLCLGSLAALSTPIATAHAAAAPQAECRVYAAKPHVNAAGRIQASAARLGCDDTALVRIRIKRAVAGADPIVKSASRQGTNGRVTVKLRCAPGVYYAVVTDYRGNNGRSKPVRLNCSPTGTPAPTPAPTTTTAPTPAPSASATPTRPTTPTTAPTSAPGSSVSEEVVRLTNAERQKGGCGPLASDPQLRSAAQGHSDDMAAKNYFSHTSQDGRDMTDRIKASGFSPMRAWAENIAMGQRTPAEVVTAWMNSSGHRANIMNCAYTHLGVGVANSSRGIYWTQNFAKH, encoded by the coding sequence ATGCGCAGACCGCTAGGGGCGCTGCTCTGCCTCGGGAGCCTGGCGGCCCTCAGCACGCCGATCGCCACGGCTCACGCCGCGGCCGCTCCCCAGGCCGAGTGCCGTGTGTACGCCGCCAAGCCGCACGTCAACGCGGCGGGACGGATCCAGGCCTCCGCCGCACGGCTGGGCTGCGACGACACCGCCCTGGTCCGCATCCGCATCAAGCGCGCCGTGGCCGGGGCCGACCCGATCGTCAAGAGCGCGTCCCGCCAGGGGACCAACGGGCGGGTGACGGTGAAACTGCGCTGTGCCCCCGGCGTCTACTACGCCGTCGTCACCGACTACCGGGGCAACAACGGCCGCTCCAAGCCCGTCAGGCTCAACTGCTCCCCCACCGGCACCCCGGCCCCCACTCCCGCGCCGACGACCACCACCGCGCCGACACCGGCTCCGTCGGCCAGCGCCACGCCCACCAGGCCGACCACCCCCACCACGGCTCCCACTTCCGCGCCGGGATCCTCCGTGTCCGAGGAAGTGGTGCGCCTGACCAACGCCGAGCGACAGAAGGGCGGTTGCGGCCCGCTCGCCTCCGACCCGCAGCTGCGCTCGGCCGCGCAGGGCCACTCGGACGACATGGCGGCCAAGAACTACTTCAGCCACACCTCGCAGGACGGCCGTGACATGACCGACCGGATCAAGGCGAGCGGGTTCAGCCCGATGCGGGCCTGGGCCGAGAACATCGCGATGGGCCAGCGCACCCCGGCCGAGGTCGTCACTGCCTGGATGAACAGCTCGGGTCACCGGGCCAACATCATGAACTGCGCCTACACCCATCTCGGGGTGGGCGTGGCGAACAGTTCCCGGGGCATCTACTGGACCCAGAACTTCGCCAAGCACTAG
- a CDS encoding MFS transporter — protein sequence MVSPAPSPAVVTVSRGVRVGYGVGSICTATFSTVPGLLLLFYMTNVLAVPAWIAGVVVFLPKLWDMFINPWVGQRSDRTVSRFGARRPWMLLGALTLPVAFALTFAGPPLTGVSAALYVAFFYFLTATAYAFYEVPYKAMPAEMTDDYHERSSLLQWKMVFVGLGILLSGAVAPVIAGTEASGYRTMGLVVGAALLLSMLAAFFGTARAPVIARAEAEPSIRAQFAAARSNPTFMVLLGLSCAQMFAAGTMLAGAPYFATYTLGDPEATTTLFLGIVGPLLITMPLWIWLSKRYDKRGAMILASALFMTGAVGMAFSGPLGWAYAHACVLLVGIGYAGFQLLQFSMLSDVIVHDALVTGKRRAGVFTGLWTAAETVVFAFGALVLGWLLGATGFVESDPSTPVAQPASATTAALYGATLLPAFMMGVGILLTMRYTLTAAKIKEAQAGAAEAEVDTAKPQGG from the coding sequence ATGGTCTCCCCGGCGCCCTCCCCCGCCGTCGTCACCGTGTCGCGCGGAGTGCGCGTCGGCTACGGTGTCGGCTCGATCTGCACCGCGACCTTCTCCACGGTCCCCGGATTGCTGCTGCTCTTCTACATGACGAACGTGCTCGCGGTTCCCGCCTGGATCGCCGGCGTGGTGGTCTTTCTGCCCAAGCTCTGGGACATGTTCATCAACCCATGGGTGGGCCAGCGCTCCGACCGGACGGTCTCCCGCTTCGGCGCCCGCCGTCCCTGGATGCTCCTGGGCGCGCTCACCCTGCCGGTGGCGTTCGCCCTCACCTTCGCGGGCCCTCCGCTCACCGGCGTCTCCGCCGCCCTGTACGTCGCCTTCTTCTACTTCCTCACCGCGACGGCCTACGCCTTCTACGAGGTTCCGTACAAGGCGATGCCGGCGGAGATGACCGACGACTACCACGAGCGCTCCTCGCTCCTGCAGTGGAAGATGGTCTTCGTCGGCCTGGGGATCCTGCTCTCCGGGGCCGTCGCGCCGGTGATCGCGGGCACCGAGGCCTCCGGCTACCGGACCATGGGGCTGGTCGTCGGGGCCGCCCTGCTGCTGTCGATGCTCGCCGCCTTCTTCGGCACGGCTCGCGCCCCGGTGATCGCGCGGGCCGAGGCGGAGCCGTCGATCCGGGCCCAGTTCGCCGCCGCCCGCTCGAACCCGACGTTCATGGTGCTGCTCGGCCTGAGCTGCGCCCAGATGTTCGCCGCCGGGACCATGCTGGCCGGCGCCCCGTACTTCGCCACCTACACGCTGGGCGACCCGGAGGCGACCACCACGCTCTTCCTGGGAATCGTCGGCCCGCTGCTGATCACCATGCCGCTCTGGATCTGGCTGTCCAAGCGCTACGACAAGCGCGGCGCGATGATCCTGGCGTCGGCGCTGTTCATGACGGGCGCCGTCGGGATGGCCTTCTCCGGCCCGCTCGGCTGGGCGTACGCGCACGCGTGCGTGCTCCTCGTCGGCATCGGCTACGCGGGGTTCCAGCTGCTGCAGTTCTCGATGCTCTCCGACGTGATCGTCCACGACGCCCTGGTCACCGGCAAGCGCCGGGCCGGGGTGTTCACCGGCCTCTGGACGGCCGCGGAGACCGTGGTCTTCGCGTTCGGCGCGCTCGTGCTCGGCTGGCTGCTGGGCGCGACCGGGTTCGTCGAGTCCGACCCCTCCACGCCGGTCGCCCAGCCCGCGTCGGCGACCACGGCGGCACTGTACGGCGCGACGCTGCTGCCCGCGTTCATGATGGGGGTCGGCATCCTGCTGACCATGCGCTACACCCTGACGGCGGCGAAGATCAAGGAGGCCCAGGCCGGAGCCGCCGAGGCCGAGGTCGACACCGCCAAGCCCCAGGGCGGCTGA
- a CDS encoding DUF1707 and FHA domain-containing protein: MSSTHPPARASDGDRDRAISELRDRAVEGHLSHDTFLGRVDMALRARNQGELDNLVADLPQRGRFRRMVTEAVASASDFTKRVESAWRRPRLPRLALPGDGRTRYVVGRGSACDLVLADLTVSRVHAELRRDEEGWVLVDLGSLNGTRLNDWRLVGPAKVRPGDVVSFGDCGFLMITPQML; encoded by the coding sequence ATGAGCTCGACGCATCCCCCGGCCCGCGCCTCCGACGGGGACCGCGATCGCGCGATCAGCGAGCTGCGTGACCGTGCCGTCGAGGGACACCTGTCGCATGACACTTTTCTCGGCCGTGTCGACATGGCCCTGCGCGCACGCAACCAGGGCGAGCTCGACAATCTGGTCGCCGACCTGCCGCAACGCGGTCGATTCCGCCGCATGGTCACCGAGGCCGTCGCCTCCGCCTCCGACTTCACCAAGCGCGTGGAGTCGGCCTGGCGGCGCCCGCGACTGCCCCGGCTCGCGCTGCCGGGCGACGGCAGGACCCGCTACGTGGTGGGCCGGGGCTCCGCCTGCGATCTGGTCCTCGCCGACCTCACTGTCTCCCGGGTGCACGCCGAGCTGCGCCGCGACGAGGAGGGCTGGGTCCTGGTCGACCTCGGCTCGCTGAACGGCACCCGCCTGAACGACTGGCGCCTGGTCGGCCCGGCCAAGGTCCGGCCGGGCGACGTCGTCTCCTTCGGCGACTGCGGCTTCCTGATGATCACGCCTCAGATGCTCTGA
- a CDS encoding PadR family transcriptional regulator produces MAIRQGLLALLSQGPRYGYQLRAEFEASTGATWPLNIGQVYTTLSRLERDGLVSPGEQDEQGRVVYSITEAGLAEMARWFGTPVAQSDRPRDELVIKLALAVTAAADVRPIIQAQRTATMRTLQEFVRAKRASVESPAQRLVLDSMIFQAEAEQRWLDHCEAVLAASPRTPDPQAQDSRTQDSQTQDPQTQETDS; encoded by the coding sequence ATGGCGATCCGACAAGGGCTTCTGGCCCTGCTGAGTCAGGGGCCTCGTTACGGCTACCAGTTGCGTGCCGAGTTCGAGGCGTCGACGGGGGCGACCTGGCCGCTCAACATCGGCCAGGTCTACACGACGCTCTCCCGCCTGGAACGCGACGGCCTGGTGAGCCCCGGCGAGCAGGACGAGCAGGGCCGGGTCGTCTACTCGATCACCGAGGCCGGTCTGGCCGAGATGGCGCGATGGTTCGGCACCCCCGTCGCCCAGTCGGACCGGCCTCGGGACGAGCTGGTCATCAAGCTCGCTCTGGCGGTCACCGCCGCCGCCGACGTGCGGCCGATCATCCAGGCCCAGCGCACCGCGACCATGCGCACGCTGCAGGAGTTCGTCCGCGCCAAGCGCGCGAGCGTCGAGAGCCCCGCCCAGCGGCTGGTGCTCGACTCAATGATCTTCCAGGCCGAGGCCGAGCAACGCTGGCTCGACCACTGCGAGGCCGTGCTCGCGGCCTCCCCCCGCACACCGGATCCCCAGGCGCAGGATTCCCGGACGCAGGACTCCCAGACGCAGGATCCTCAGACGCAGGAGACAGACAGTTGA
- a CDS encoding ABC transporter ATP-binding protein produces MTFDPVVRLADVTRTHGDGPRSVAALRGVSLDVGAGELVAVMGPSGSGKSTLLNLAGGLDLPTSGSVVVEGTPLASLPAKELAGLRRRHVGYVFQDLNLIPSLTALENVTLPRELDGIAFKNARREAMEVLAEVGLGEVADRFPDEISGGQRQRVAIARALVGERRLILADEPTGALDTPTGDEILQLLRTRCDAGAAVLLVTHEPRYAAWADRVVFLRDGEIADSTATPLESAR; encoded by the coding sequence ATGACCTTCGACCCGGTCGTACGGCTCGCTGACGTGACCCGCACGCACGGCGACGGCCCGCGGAGCGTGGCGGCGCTGCGCGGGGTGAGCCTCGACGTCGGCGCCGGAGAGCTCGTCGCGGTGATGGGCCCCTCGGGGTCCGGCAAGTCCACCCTGCTCAACCTCGCGGGCGGCCTCGACCTGCCCACCTCCGGCTCCGTGGTCGTGGAGGGCACGCCGCTGGCGAGCCTGCCGGCCAAGGAACTGGCCGGGCTCCGGCGCAGGCACGTGGGCTACGTCTTCCAGGACCTCAACCTGATCCCGTCGCTCACCGCGCTGGAGAACGTGACCCTCCCGCGCGAGCTGGACGGGATCGCCTTCAAGAACGCCCGCCGCGAGGCGATGGAGGTGCTCGCGGAGGTCGGCCTCGGCGAGGTCGCCGACCGCTTCCCCGACGAGATCTCCGGCGGCCAGCGCCAGCGGGTCGCCATCGCCCGCGCGCTGGTGGGGGAGCGGCGGCTCATCCTGGCCGACGAGCCCACCGGCGCGCTCGACACCCCGACCGGCGACGAGATCCTCCAGCTCCTGCGCACCCGCTGCGACGCGGGAGCCGCCGTGCTGCTCGTCACCCACGAACCCCGCTACGCCGCCTGGGCCGACCGGGTGGTCTTCCTGCGCGACGGCGAGATCGCCGACTCCACCGCCACCCCCCTGGAGAGCGCCCGATGA